One window of the Carnobacterium maltaromaticum DSM 20342 genome contains the following:
- a CDS encoding TraX family protein, with product MENKLNSFHLKVIAIIAMLINHIGSGFRLFEYSESLFFFTEFIGKLTFPIMAFLLVKGFHYTKNVRKYAFRLTFFWIISVYPFHMLHYPNSPFDLIELVNNIFFTLFIGLILLVLYEKTNNQFVHIGLVIIFTLATFMSDWNLFGILMIFGFYVIKNDKLKKIIPPVYTTAFLFLIMLIGYLVAPSSVPWYEMFSTLGVLMTIPLLLNYNGQRGYSPSWIKWGFYLFYPLHLIVLVLIRALI from the coding sequence ATGGAAAATAAATTAAACAGTTTTCATTTGAAAGTCATTGCCATTATTGCAATGCTAATTAATCACATTGGGAGTGGTTTCAGATTATTTGAGTATTCAGAATCATTATTTTTTTTCACGGAATTTATTGGAAAATTAACCTTTCCAATAATGGCCTTTTTACTTGTTAAGGGATTTCATTATACAAAAAATGTAAGGAAATATGCTTTTCGATTAACTTTTTTTTGGATTATTTCAGTTTATCCATTTCACATGTTGCATTATCCAAACTCGCCATTCGACTTGATTGAATTGGTGAATAATATCTTCTTTACTCTTTTTATAGGGCTTATCTTACTCGTTCTATATGAAAAAACCAACAATCAATTCGTTCACATCGGATTAGTTATTATTTTTACTTTAGCCACATTTATGTCAGATTGGAATTTATTTGGAATATTAATGATTTTTGGATTTTACGTGATCAAAAATGACAAGTTGAAAAAAATAATTCCTCCAGTTTATACAACCGCTTTTTTATTCTTAATTATGTTAATTGGTTATCTGGTTGCACCAAGTTCAGTCCCTTGGTATGAAATGTTTTCAACTTTAGGTGTGCTTATGACAATCCCATTATTGCTCAATTATAATGGACAACGTGGCTATTCTCCTAGCTGGATTAAATGGGGCTTCTACCTATTCTATCCTCTTCATCTTATCGTTTTAGTTCTAATTAGAGCATTGATATAA
- the dnaK gene encoding molecular chaperone DnaK → MSKIIGIDLGTTNSAVAVLEGGEAKIIANPEGNRTTPSVVSFKNGEIQVGEVAKRQAVTNPNTISSVKRHIGEAGFSIEMEGKKYTAQEISAMILQYLKGFAEEYLGEKVEKAVITVPAYFNDAQRQATKDAGKIAGLEVERIVNEPTAAALAYGLDKTDKDEKVLVFDLGGGTFDVSILELGDGVFDVLATAGDNKLGGDDFDNKIIDYMVAEFKKENAIDLSKDKMAVQRLKDAAEKAKKDLSGVTSTQISLPFITAGEAGPLHLEMNLTRAKFDELTHDLVDRTKVPVRQALKDAGLTASDIDEVILVGGSTRIPAVVEAVKKETNQEPNKSVNPDEVVAMGAAIQGGVITGDVKDIVLLDVTPLSLGIETMGGVFTKLIDRNTTIPTSKSQVFSTAADNQPAVDVHVLQGERPMAADNKTLGRFQLTDIPAAPRGVPQIEVSFDIDKNGIVNVRAKDLGTQKEQTITIKSSSGLSDEEIERMVKDAEANAEADKTRKEEVDLRNDVDQLLFSVDKTLAELEGKVDADEVKKAEEAREELKAAVEANDLEAMKTKRDALNEIVQALTVKLYEQAAQQQAEENPEAAQAGADDVVDAEFEEVEKDEDK, encoded by the coding sequence ATGAGTAAAATTATTGGTATTGACTTAGGAACTACAAACTCTGCAGTTGCAGTATTAGAAGGCGGAGAAGCAAAAATTATTGCGAATCCAGAAGGTAACCGTACAACACCATCAGTTGTTTCATTTAAAAATGGTGAAATCCAAGTTGGTGAAGTAGCTAAACGTCAAGCAGTAACAAATCCAAATACAATCAGCTCTGTAAAACGCCACATTGGTGAAGCTGGTTTCAGTATTGAAATGGAAGGCAAAAAATATACAGCTCAAGAAATCTCAGCAATGATTTTACAATATCTAAAAGGTTTTGCTGAAGAATATTTAGGCGAAAAAGTTGAAAAAGCTGTTATTACAGTTCCTGCTTACTTTAACGATGCACAACGTCAAGCAACAAAAGACGCTGGTAAAATTGCTGGTTTAGAAGTAGAACGTATTGTTAACGAGCCAACTGCTGCAGCATTAGCATATGGTTTAGACAAAACAGATAAAGATGAAAAAGTTTTAGTATTTGACTTAGGTGGCGGTACTTTTGACGTATCTATCTTAGAATTAGGCGACGGTGTATTTGATGTACTAGCAACAGCTGGGGACAACAAATTAGGTGGAGATGACTTTGATAACAAAATCATCGACTACATGGTAGCTGAATTCAAAAAAGAAAATGCTATCGATTTATCTAAAGATAAAATGGCTGTTCAACGTTTGAAAGATGCTGCTGAAAAAGCTAAAAAAGACTTATCAGGTGTAACTTCAACTCAAATTAGCTTACCATTTATCACTGCTGGGGAAGCTGGTCCATTACACTTAGAAATGAATTTAACTCGTGCTAAATTTGACGAATTAACTCATGACTTAGTTGATCGTACAAAAGTTCCAGTTCGTCAAGCATTAAAAGATGCTGGTTTAACAGCTTCTGATATTGATGAAGTTATCTTAGTTGGTGGATCTACTCGTATTCCAGCAGTTGTTGAAGCTGTTAAAAAAGAAACAAACCAAGAACCAAACAAATCAGTAAACCCAGATGAAGTTGTAGCAATGGGTGCTGCAATTCAAGGTGGAGTTATTACTGGAGATGTTAAAGACATCGTTTTACTTGATGTAACACCATTATCATTAGGAATTGAAACAATGGGTGGCGTATTTACAAAACTTATTGACCGTAACACAACAATTCCAACAAGTAAATCACAAGTCTTCTCAACAGCTGCAGATAACCAACCTGCTGTAGATGTGCATGTATTACAAGGTGAACGTCCAATGGCTGCAGATAACAAAACATTAGGTCGTTTCCAATTAACTGATATTCCAGCTGCTCCACGTGGTGTTCCACAAATCGAAGTATCATTTGATATCGACAAAAATGGGATTGTAAATGTTCGTGCGAAAGATTTAGGTACTCAAAAAGAACAAACAATTACTATCAAATCTTCATCAGGCTTATCAGACGAAGAAATCGAACGCATGGTTAAAGATGCCGAAGCGAATGCTGAAGCAGATAAAACACGTAAAGAAGAAGTTGACTTACGTAACGATGTGGATCAATTGTTATTCTCAGTTGATAAAACATTAGCTGAATTAGAAGGAAAAGTTGATGCAGATGAAGTTAAAAAAGCTGAAGAAGCTCGTGAAGAGTTGAAAGCTGCTGTTGAAGCAAATGACTTAGAAGCTATGAAAACAAAACGCGATGCATTGAATGAAATCGTTCAAGCATTGACAGTAAAATTATATGAACAAGCTGCTCAACAACAAGCTGAAGAAAATCCAGAAGCAGCTCAAGCAGGTGCAGATGATGTAGTTGATGCAGAGTTTGAAGAAGTTGAAAAAGACGAAGACAAATAA
- a CDS encoding helix-turn-helix domain-containing protein: MIFLDIGERITELRENKNMTQKELADKIKLNKSVMNRIESGERPIRETELSSIADALEVSTDYLLGRIEPEKKYYELTDKDEKDISERLQAMIEDLENNAHYSKENGEMDDNTRELLIMSLENSLRIAKQEAKKKFTPKKYRN, from the coding sequence GTGATATTTTTGGATATCGGAGAACGAATCACTGAACTTAGAGAAAATAAAAATATGACTCAAAAAGAACTTGCAGATAAAATCAAGCTTAATAAAAGTGTTATGAATAGAATTGAATCTGGTGAAAGACCAATAAGAGAAACGGAATTATCATCTATTGCTGATGCTTTAGAAGTTAGTACGGACTACCTTTTAGGTAGAATTGAACCAGAAAAAAAGTATTATGAATTAACGGATAAAGATGAAAAAGATATCTCTGAACGATTGCAAGCTATGATAGAAGATTTGGAGAACAATGCACACTACTCAAAAGAAAATGGAGAAATGGACGACAACACTAGAGAGCTATTAATCATGTCGCTTGAAAATTCGTTGAGAATTGCTAAACAAGAAGCAAAAAAGAAATTTACTCCTAAAAAGTATCGAAATTAG
- a CDS encoding tyrosine-type recombinase/integrase → MQGSVRKKGNNWYYTIEAARINGKRNRIERAGGKTKSEALEAMRKAISEYETTGQVVDLSDISVHDYFNFWFDSYVVLNLKYNTQENYRGIIDNHILPKIGMYKLKSIKPAILQELINDKFKEGKAKQTIEIIGTVLKGAFKKAVYPHQLIKENPMFYVEMPKHDVNMKKTKDDLKIFTYSDFKNMIDFIQPNNSFYIPMMIAFHTGLRRSEVCGLTWDNIDFENKTLSVDKIMIMKKKDISIGTPKTQSSYRTISLGDSIISIFRLSN, encoded by the coding sequence ATGCAAGGTTCGGTTAGAAAAAAAGGTAATAACTGGTATTACACTATCGAAGCTGCTCGTATCAATGGTAAAAGAAATAGAATTGAGCGAGCTGGTGGTAAAACTAAAAGTGAAGCATTGGAAGCCATGAGAAAAGCTATAAGTGAATACGAGACAACTGGCCAAGTAGTAGATTTATCTGATATTTCTGTTCATGATTATTTTAACTTTTGGTTTGATAGTTATGTTGTTCTCAACTTAAAATATAATACTCAAGAAAATTATAGAGGGATCATTGACAATCATATTTTGCCTAAAATTGGTATGTATAAACTAAAATCAATAAAACCCGCTATATTGCAGGAACTTATAAATGACAAATTTAAAGAAGGCAAAGCAAAACAGACGATTGAAATAATTGGAACTGTCTTGAAAGGCGCTTTTAAAAAAGCTGTCTACCCTCACCAATTAATTAAAGAAAACCCAATGTTCTATGTTGAGATGCCAAAACATGATGTAAATATGAAAAAAACAAAAGATGACCTAAAAATTTTCACCTATTCCGATTTTAAAAATATGATTGACTTCATTCAACCAAATAATTCTTTTTACATTCCTATGATGATTGCATTTCATACAGGATTAAGACGTTCTGAAGTTTGTGGTTTAACCTGGGATAATATTGATTTTGAAAACAAAACTCTTTCCGTTGATAAAATTATGATAATGAAGAAAAAAGATATATCAATAGGCACTCCAAAAACGCAGTCATCATATAGAACTATTTCACTTGGTGATTCTATTATTTCTATTTTTCGTTTGTCAAATTAA
- the lepA gene encoding translation elongation factor 4: MDKNEMKIRQSRIRNFSIIAHIDHGKSTLADRILEKTDTVANRDMQAQLLDSMDLERERGITIKLNAVELTYTAKDGIDYTFHLIDTPGHVDFTYEVSRSLAACEGAILVVDAAQGIEAQTLANVYLALDNDLEIIPVINKIDLPAADPERVRGEIEDVIGIDASDAVLASAKAGIGIEDILEQIVEKVPAPTGDLDAPLQALIFDSVYDSYRGVILNVRIMSGVVKSGDKIQMMSNGATFEVADVGIFSPKPIKRDFLMVGDVGYITASIKTVQDTRVGDTITLANNPATEALPGYRKMNPMVYCGLYPIDSSRYNELREALERLQLNDAALQFEAETSQALGFGFRCGFLGLLHMDVIQERLEREFDLDLITTAPSVIYHVNLTDGSEVVVDNPAEMPEQGVIDSVEEPYVKASIMVPNDYVGAVMEIAQRKRGEFITMDYLDEFRVNVIYEIPLSEIVYDFFDKLKSSTKGYASLDYDLIGYRPSKLVKMEIMLNSEKVDALSFIVHRDFAYERGKIIVEKLRSLIPRQQFEVPIQAAIGNKILSRSTIKALRKNVLAKCYGGDISRKRKLLEKQKEGKKRMKQIGSVEVPQDAFMAVLKMDEDQPKK; encoded by the coding sequence ATGGACAAAAATGAAATGAAAATTCGTCAATCGCGAATCCGAAACTTTTCGATTATCGCCCATATTGACCATGGAAAATCTACGTTAGCCGATCGTATTTTAGAAAAAACGGATACGGTAGCTAATCGTGATATGCAAGCACAATTGTTAGATTCTATGGACTTAGAAAGAGAACGTGGGATTACAATTAAATTAAATGCAGTTGAACTAACGTACACAGCTAAAGATGGAATTGATTATACATTCCATTTAATTGACACTCCTGGACACGTCGATTTTACCTACGAGGTTTCTAGAAGTTTAGCGGCCTGTGAAGGAGCTATTTTAGTGGTTGATGCTGCCCAAGGAATTGAAGCACAAACACTGGCCAATGTTTATTTAGCCTTAGATAATGATTTAGAAATTATTCCAGTTATTAATAAAATAGATTTACCCGCCGCCGATCCAGAGCGCGTTCGTGGAGAAATTGAAGATGTGATTGGAATTGATGCCAGTGATGCCGTTTTAGCGAGTGCTAAAGCTGGTATTGGGATTGAAGATATTTTAGAACAGATTGTTGAAAAAGTTCCAGCACCAACTGGCGATTTAGATGCTCCATTACAAGCTTTAATCTTTGATTCAGTCTATGATTCTTACCGTGGAGTTATTTTAAATGTCCGCATTATGTCGGGTGTGGTTAAATCTGGCGATAAGATTCAAATGATGAGCAATGGAGCGACATTTGAAGTTGCTGATGTGGGGATTTTCTCACCAAAACCAATTAAACGTGATTTCTTAATGGTCGGGGATGTTGGTTATATTACGGCTAGTATAAAAACTGTGCAAGACACTCGAGTTGGGGATACTATTACACTTGCAAATAATCCAGCAACAGAAGCCTTGCCTGGTTATCGTAAAATGAATCCAATGGTTTATTGCGGCTTGTATCCAATTGATTCTTCCCGTTACAATGAATTACGTGAAGCATTAGAACGCCTGCAACTAAACGATGCGGCTTTGCAATTTGAAGCTGAGACTTCTCAAGCATTAGGTTTTGGTTTCCGTTGTGGTTTCCTAGGACTCTTGCATATGGACGTTATTCAAGAACGTTTAGAACGTGAATTTGATTTAGATTTGATTACAACTGCTCCGTCAGTAATCTATCATGTGAATCTGACTGATGGTTCAGAAGTTGTGGTGGACAATCCGGCAGAAATGCCTGAACAAGGGGTTATTGACTCTGTTGAAGAGCCTTACGTTAAAGCGAGTATTATGGTACCAAATGACTACGTTGGAGCTGTAATGGAGATTGCACAGCGTAAGCGTGGAGAATTTATTACAATGGACTATTTAGATGAGTTCCGTGTCAATGTAATCTATGAAATTCCATTATCTGAGATTGTTTATGATTTCTTTGATAAATTAAAATCAAGTACAAAAGGCTATGCTTCTTTAGATTATGATTTGATTGGTTACCGTCCAAGTAAATTGGTTAAGATGGAAATCATGTTAAATTCTGAAAAAGTAGATGCATTAAGCTTTATTGTACATCGTGATTTTGCTTACGAACGTGGTAAAATTATTGTTGAGAAATTAAGATCATTAATTCCACGTCAGCAGTTTGAAGTTCCAATTCAAGCAGCGATTGGAAATAAAATTCTTTCACGTTCAACAATTAAAGCTTTGCGTAAAAACGTATTAGCAAAATGTTATGGTGGAGATATTTCACGTAAACGTAAATTGCTTGAGAAACAAAAAGAAGGTAAAAAACGCATGAAACAAATCGGTTCGGTTGAAGTACCTCAGGATGCCTTCATGGCTGTTCTGAAAATGGACGAGGATCAACCTAAGAAGTAG
- a CDS encoding IS30 family transposase has translation MTYTHLTPTELVMIEAYFNQSHSVSKVAHLVQRSRQTIYNVYRFLKSGGSAISYYEQYKKNKRNCGRRPIVLPDGQQEYIQKKVAQGWTPDVLIGRAEFPIACSVRTLYRMFKDKTFDPHDLPMKGKRKPNGHKEKRGKQAFRRSIQDRTTDYIQFNHEFGHLEGDTIVGGKHKSAVITLVERLSKVIITLKPAGRQAIDIENRLNQWFQSVPKHLFKSITFDCGKEFSNWKKISNTNDISIYFADPGTPSQRGLNEHSNGLLRKDGLYKAMDFNEVSETFIQSVASKRNHIPRKSLHYRTPLEVFLSYVGKDDLSSLI, from the coding sequence ATGACCTATACCCATCTTACACCAACTGAACTCGTAATGATAGAAGCTTATTTCAATCAATCACACTCTGTTTCAAAAGTAGCCCATCTAGTACAACGTTCTCGACAAACCATTTATAATGTCTATCGTTTTCTTAAATCTGGTGGAAGCGCAATAAGCTACTATGAACAATATAAGAAAAACAAACGTAACTGCGGAAGACGTCCAATTGTGTTACCAGATGGGCAACAAGAATACATTCAAAAAAAGGTGGCTCAAGGGTGGACTCCAGATGTCCTTATTGGTCGAGCAGAGTTTCCTATTGCTTGTTCGGTACGTACACTATATCGGATGTTTAAAGATAAAACCTTTGACCCTCACGATTTACCAATGAAAGGGAAAAGAAAACCAAACGGACATAAAGAAAAAAGAGGAAAACAAGCTTTTCGCCGTTCGATTCAGGATAGAACAACTGATTATATACAGTTCAATCATGAGTTTGGTCACCTAGAAGGTGACACCATTGTCGGTGGAAAACATAAAAGTGCGGTGATCACGTTAGTTGAGCGATTATCTAAAGTGATCATCACCTTGAAACCCGCTGGTAGGCAAGCTATAGATATTGAGAATAGACTGAATCAATGGTTTCAATCTGTACCGAAACACTTGTTTAAATCCATCACATTTGATTGTGGAAAAGAGTTCTCGAATTGGAAAAAGATTAGTAATACCAATGATATTTCGATTTATTTCGCTGATCCAGGAACACCTTCTCAACGAGGACTAAATGAACATTCGAATGGCTTATTACGTAAAGATGGCTTATATAAAGCTATGGATTTTAATGAGGTATCCGAAACCTTTATCCAATCGGTGGCATCAAAACGAAATCATATTCCTAGAAAATCATTACACTATCGCACACCATTGGAAGTATTTTTGAGTTACGTAGGTAAAGATGATTTGTCTAGCTTAATTTGA
- a CDS encoding DUF308 domain-containing protein, with protein sequence MEILGAFSLLIGFLAIVVGICLFIIGFIRKNSKVKRNTGILVAGFAIFIFGIILLPKNSESNEASSAQKDTNKENSSEVAISSESSTSDSSAVNEELVKMLEESEAANKDLSTYRTDVTFENLARTPDNFQNEKIVLSGEVIQVMEDASETQLRLAVNENYDTIVLVKYGKSIVQERILENDIITIYGSSNGLISYESTIGGTITIPAVTAYIINR encoded by the coding sequence ATGGAAATTTTAGGAGCATTTTCACTTTTAATTGGTTTTTTAGCTATTGTAGTAGGTATTTGTTTGTTCATTATTGGATTTATTAGAAAAAATTCAAAGGTTAAACGTAATACTGGAATTTTAGTTGCAGGATTTGCTATCTTTATTTTTGGTATTATATTACTACCGAAAAATTCTGAAAGTAATGAGGCTTCATCAGCTCAAAAAGATACTAATAAAGAGAATAGCAGCGAAGTTGCAATCTCTAGCGAAAGCAGTACTTCTGATTCTAGTGCTGTAAATGAAGAATTAGTAAAAATGTTAGAAGAATCAGAAGCCGCTAACAAAGATCTTTCAACCTATAGAACAGACGTGACATTTGAAAATCTTGCACGAACACCCGATAATTTTCAAAATGAAAAAATAGTATTAAGTGGTGAGGTAATTCAAGTAATGGAAGACGCTTCTGAAACACAGTTACGCTTAGCAGTAAATGAAAATTATGATACAATCGTTCTTGTTAAGTATGGTAAAAGTATTGTTCAAGAAAGAATTTTGGAAAATGATATAATTACAATTTACGGTTCTAGCAATGGATTAATTTCATATGAATCAACTATAGGTGGCACTATTACAATACCCGCTGTAACTGCTTATATCATTAATAGATAA
- the dnaJ gene encoding molecular chaperone DnaJ, translated as MAKRDYYEALGVAKGASDDEIKKAYRKLSKKYHPDINQEAGAEDKFKEIAEAYEVLSDAQKRAAYDQYGHASTDPNFGGGGFGGGGFGGFGGSSAGFGGGFEDIFESFFGGGGRSQNPNAPRQGDDLQYTLNLKFEEAVFGKETSITYNREDTCETCHGNGAKPGTDPVTCSKCHGSGTLNVERNTPLGRVMTRQTCDVCHGTGQEIKEKCPTCHGAGHVKERHTVKVTVPAGVEDGQQMRLQGQGEAGMNGGPHGDLFVVFRVEESDLFDRDGSEIYYDLPISFVQAALGDEIEVPTVHGKIKLKVPAGTQTGTNFRLRGKGAPKLRGNGTGDQHVKVQVITPKNLSEKQAKAMRDFAEASGIEVSEQEGNIFDKVKDAFKSDGKKKRK; from the coding sequence ATGGCAAAAAGAGATTATTATGAAGCACTTGGTGTAGCCAAAGGTGCAAGTGACGATGAAATAAAAAAAGCTTATCGTAAGCTTTCAAAGAAGTATCATCCAGATATTAACCAAGAAGCTGGTGCAGAAGATAAGTTTAAAGAAATTGCTGAAGCCTATGAAGTTCTTAGTGATGCACAAAAACGTGCAGCCTATGATCAATACGGTCATGCGAGTACAGATCCAAACTTTGGCGGTGGCGGTTTCGGTGGCGGCGGATTTGGTGGTTTTGGCGGAAGTAGCGCAGGTTTTGGTGGCGGATTTGAAGATATTTTTGAATCTTTCTTTGGTGGCGGCGGTCGTTCGCAAAATCCAAATGCACCAAGACAAGGTGATGACTTACAATATACATTAAATCTTAAGTTTGAAGAAGCTGTTTTTGGGAAAGAAACATCGATTACTTATAACCGTGAAGATACTTGTGAAACGTGTCATGGGAATGGTGCTAAACCAGGAACAGACCCAGTAACTTGTTCGAAATGTCATGGTTCAGGTACATTGAATGTTGAGCGTAATACACCACTTGGTCGTGTTATGACACGCCAAACTTGTGACGTTTGTCATGGAACTGGCCAAGAAATTAAAGAAAAATGTCCAACCTGTCATGGTGCTGGACATGTGAAAGAACGCCATACTGTTAAAGTAACCGTTCCTGCTGGTGTTGAAGATGGACAACAAATGCGTTTACAAGGTCAAGGTGAAGCAGGTATGAATGGCGGACCTCATGGCGATTTATTTGTCGTATTCCGCGTTGAGGAAAGTGATTTGTTTGATCGTGATGGTTCTGAAATTTATTACGATTTACCAATTAGTTTTGTCCAAGCAGCTCTTGGAGATGAAATTGAAGTTCCAACAGTTCATGGTAAGATTAAATTAAAAGTACCAGCTGGAACCCAAACAGGAACTAATTTCCGTCTAAGAGGTAAAGGTGCGCCTAAACTTCGTGGGAATGGAACGGGTGACCAACACGTTAAAGTTCAAGTGATTACACCTAAAAACCTTTCTGAGAAACAAGCCAAAGCAATGCGTGATTTTGCTGAAGCAAGTGGTATAGAAGTTAGTGAACAAGAAGGCAACATTTTTGATAAAGTCAAAGATGCCTTTAAATCAGATGGTAAAAAAAAACGTAAATAA
- the grpE gene encoding nucleotide exchange factor GrpE — MAKEEKQDLNEELKNKTEEVEESTDTEVEELIEVDELTETKVALDEMEDRYLRLQAELANIRKRNQKEREDAAKYRAQNLATELLPVIDNLERAMASQVSDEESEGLKKGLEMVMTTFRTALKNEGIEEINPVNEAFDPNFHQAVQTQPVEEGQESDTVVTVLQKGYVLKDRVLRPAMVIVAQ, encoded by the coding sequence GTGGCTAAAGAAGAGAAGCAAGATTTAAACGAAGAATTAAAAAATAAGACAGAAGAAGTTGAGGAATCAACAGACACTGAAGTAGAAGAGTTAATTGAAGTTGATGAATTAACTGAAACTAAAGTTGCTTTAGATGAAATGGAAGATCGCTATTTACGTTTACAAGCTGAATTGGCGAATATCCGTAAAAGAAATCAAAAAGAGCGTGAAGATGCTGCAAAATATCGTGCACAAAACTTAGCAACAGAGCTTTTACCAGTTATTGATAATTTGGAACGAGCAATGGCATCACAAGTTAGTGATGAAGAAAGCGAAGGCTTGAAAAAAGGGTTAGAAATGGTTATGACGACTTTCAGAACGGCTTTGAAAAATGAAGGGATTGAAGAAATTAATCCTGTCAACGAAGCTTTTGATCCGAATTTCCATCAAGCTGTTCAAACGCAACCAGTTGAAGAAGGTCAAGAATCAGATACTGTCGTTACCGTTTTACAAAAAGGTTATGTATTAAAAGACCGTGTATTACGACCAGCAATGGTGATTGTTGCTCAATAA